GGACGGCACCGAGTGGCGTGTGGAGATTGAGCGCGCGCACATGGAAGAGGACACCGGCAAGCTGACCCACCTCGGCTCCGCATCCGGCCGCATCACTGGCGCAACCGCCTCCCTGGTGGACTGCAACCGCGCGGGTATTCCGTTGATTGAGATTGTGACCAAGCCGATCATCGGCGCTGGCGAGCGCGCACCCGAGGTTGCCAAGGCGTACGTTGGCGCGCTGCGCGAGCTGGTGAAGGCTCTCGGCGTGTCCGACGCCCGCATGGACCAGGGCTCCATGCGCTGCGACGCGAACGTGTCCCTGCGCCCGATCGGCCAGGAGAAGTTTGGCACCCGCACCGAGACGAAGAACATCAACTCCCTGAAGTCCGTCGAGCAGGCCGTGCGTTTTGAGATGCAGCGCCAGGCCGCCGCGCTGGAGAACGGCGAGGAAATTGTCCAGGAGACCCGCCACTACCAGGAGAAGGACGGCACCACCTCCAAGGGTCGCCCGAAAGAAGAGGCCTCCGACTACCGCTATTTCAACGACCCTGACCTGCCGCCGGTGATTGCCAAGCCGGAGTGGGTCGAGGAAATCCGCGCAACCCTGCCGGAGCTGCCGTGGGTCCGCCGCGCGCGCATCCAGGAGGAGTGGCAGCTGCCGGAGAAGGAGTTCCGCGATCTGGTCAACGCAGGCGCGCTGGACCTCATCGTGGACACCGTGGAAGCCGGCACCACCCCGGACGAAGCCCGCGCGTGGTGGGTGAGCTACATCAACGGCAAGGCCAATGAGCTGGGCAAGGACCTCGACGCGCTGGGCGTTGCTCCGGCTGACGTCGCCCGCGTCGTTGAGCTGGTCAAGGAAGGCAAGCTGACCACCAAGCTCGGCCGCCAGGCCATCGACGGTGTCATCGCGGGCGAGGGCACCGTCGACGAGGTCGTTGCCTCCCGCGGGCTCGAGGTCGTGCGTGACGACGGCGCAATTGAACGCGCCGTCGACGAAGCGCTGGCCGCCAACCCCGACATTGTGGAGAAGTACCGCGCCGGCAACACCAAGGTCACCGGCGCGATTGTGGGCGCCGTGATGAAGGCCACGCAGGGCAAGGCTGACCCGGGCCAGGTGAACAAACTCATCGCCCAGAAGCTGGCGCAGTAAGCTGCAAGAAGCCAGCAGCGCCCCGGGAACCTTGGATAGGTTCCCGGGGCGCTGGTGTTTCTCAGCCGGCTGGCTCGGCCGGCTGGGCCGAGGGGCGAAAGCCCTACTGCTTCGGCTGTGCCTGGTCCGGCTGAACCGCAGGGAATTCACCGGTTCGGTACATCTCGTCGTACGCCTGCCAGTGGATTGCATCGCCGGAAGTATCCGGTGCGCCGTCGTACTCCTTCGCCTCCGGATCGAGCGCGGGGACATCCTTCAAGTTGAAGTCGCTGGAGGAATCCGCGTGGAGGTCAGCTGCGACCTCTTCCTGCACGGACTGCCAAAGATCCTGGTCTGCTACGTGGGAATCCGAGACCAGCTCTTCGACCTCGATGCGCTCCGACTTAGTCAGGTCGCCCGTAGCCGGGTCGAGCTGCGTCTCGGCGAGCTCTGCGAGGCGCTCACGGCGCTCGGTCTCGTCCTTGATGTTGTGGCGGTCGCGGTACCACGCGACACCCATGACCACAGCGAGGATGACGCCCAGGTAACCCAGCACCGGGTAGACCCAGCCGACTAGGTCAGCGAAGCCGATGAAGGACAGCGCGAAGCCTACGAGGACGACGGCGAAGTAGTACGGGCGGAACTTGTTCGCCTTGTCGTGGCTCAGGCGGCGACCGAGCGCGTAGAACATGCCCACCGCGGTGTTGTAGATCATCAGGTAGATGACAATGGAGACGGCGGTGCCGATTGTCGGGTGCATGTTGTCAAAGACCATGAGCAGCGGGAAGTCCGCGCCGATAACGTGCTCCATGTTGGTGAACAGGATGAACACCAGGATCAGCAGCAGCACCGAGAACATGATGCCGCCGAGCAGGCCGCCGCGGCCGGCCTGGGACGGGTTCATGTGGGAGCCGGCAAACACCAGCATCATGGAGGTGTCCATGATAAGGACCAGGGTGGCGTAGTTCAGCGCGGTAATGAGCCAGTTGTTGAACGTGCCCGATGCGCTGGGGTTGGTCTGTGCGAGCTCGTTGATGCCCTCGAAAGTTTCCGGCATGTTCATCAGCGTGATCACAAACGCCCCGAGGACGCAGATGATGAGCAGTGGGGTGATGAAGGAAATGACGTTAGTCAGCTTGTCAATGTCCAGGAAACCGGAAAGCAGCAACAGTACAGTCATGATCGCGGAGCCGACCCACGTGGCCGTACCAAACTGCTGCTCTAGGTTCGAGCCGGCGCCAGCCACCATGACGAAGCCGATGCAGAACAGCGTGAACATGGTCGCAACGTCCATGTAGCGCGCCACCCACGGGCGGGACACGCTCTTGAACACGGCACTGTGGTCATCTGCCAGGTAGTAGGAACCCAGCTGGTAGACCCAGCCGCTGAAAATTGCGATGACAAGGCCAGCGACGGCGGCGCCGACGATACCCCAGTATCCGAAGGAGAGGAAGTATTGGAGAACTTCTTGGCCGGAAGCGAAGCCCGCGCCGACCGTGAGGCCAACGAGGGCGAGCGCCACCTTCAGTGTTTTGCTCATGCGGATGCGGTCCTTCCCGTACGTTGATGTCTCAAACGGGCCCGATGGTAACACTTTGCGGTGAAGGACTCGCCCCGGGGACGGTCGCGGTGGGGGCAGAAAAGGGTTTTCGAACTATTTCGCGCCCGCGAGGATCTTGCCCATGATTGCCTTGAGCTGATCGGCTTCTTCGGTGGTGACAGCCTCAAAGATTGATGTACGCAGACGGTTAATCAGATTCGGGGTGGCGCGCACCATGAACTCCACACCCTCGGGGGTAAGCGAGGCGTAGGTGGAGCGCCTGTCCTCTGTGCTGCGGGACCTTTCAGTCAGCCCGCGTTCTTCTAGCCGGTCCATGACATGGGAGAGCCGGGACGGGGACATCCGCGTTGCGTTGGCTAGGCGCGACATGGTGGTG
Above is a genomic segment from Corynebacterium sp. CNCTC7651 containing:
- the gatB gene encoding Asp-tRNA(Asn)/Glu-tRNA(Gln) amidotransferase subunit GatB — translated: MTAYDLMDYDEVLEKYDPVMGLEVHVELATETKMFSTSSAHFGAEPNSNIDPVSLGLPGALPVVNAKGVEWAIKIGLALNCKIAESSRFARKNYFYPDQPKNYQISQYDEPIAYDGYLDVVLEDGTEWRVEIERAHMEEDTGKLTHLGSASGRITGATASLVDCNRAGIPLIEIVTKPIIGAGERAPEVAKAYVGALRELVKALGVSDARMDQGSMRCDANVSLRPIGQEKFGTRTETKNINSLKSVEQAVRFEMQRQAAALENGEEIVQETRHYQEKDGTTSKGRPKEEASDYRYFNDPDLPPVIAKPEWVEEIRATLPELPWVRRARIQEEWQLPEKEFRDLVNAGALDLIVDTVEAGTTPDEARAWWVSYINGKANELGKDLDALGVAPADVARVVELVKEGKLTTKLGRQAIDGVIAGEGTVDEVVASRGLEVVRDDGAIERAVDEALAANPDIVEKYRAGNTKVTGAIVGAVMKATQGKADPGQVNKLIAQKLAQ
- a CDS encoding MarR family winged helix-turn-helix transcriptional regulator, with product MERFHWLDEHDADVWVTLWDFITWVPSHLDEYLKHTEKMALVDYLTMLAIAQSENRRTTMSRLANATRMSPSRLSHVMDRLEERGLTERSRSTEDRRSTYASLTPEGVEFMVRATPNLINRLRTSIFEAVTTEEADQLKAIMGKILAGAK